In Bacillus sp. FJAT-45037, the following are encoded in one genomic region:
- a CDS encoding GGDEF domain-containing protein — MKHTGRISSILLVMVIQTAHVIYYMNRDGYVDFIGWIGYPLLLLISYWTGLQYDKANYYSAKDPLTDLYNRRYMMKYFKKYSRMAKSRKKKLFILLFDCDRFKEINDRYGHAVGDQILREVGKVLSYKRKELFSVARWGGDEFLAVGCCQDHTEVQRLMKELTQAFYNIKVEKVNGPISISIGSVIQEDANGCMHELISAADASMYNEKGRDRLVYTEKESLHSV, encoded by the coding sequence ATGAAGCATACTGGTCGAATATCAAGCATCCTATTAGTGATGGTCATTCAAACGGCACACGTGATCTATTATATGAATCGAGATGGGTATGTTGATTTTATTGGTTGGATTGGATATCCTCTGTTGCTCTTGATTTCATACTGGACGGGATTGCAATATGATAAGGCGAATTATTATTCTGCGAAAGACCCACTGACGGACTTATACAATCGACGCTACATGATGAAATATTTTAAGAAATATTCACGTATGGCGAAAAGTAGAAAAAAAAAGCTCTTTATCCTTCTTTTTGATTGTGATCGTTTTAAAGAAATCAATGATCGCTATGGTCATGCCGTTGGGGATCAAATCCTTAGAGAAGTTGGTAAAGTGTTGTCGTATAAACGAAAAGAACTTTTTAGTGTAGCGAGATGGGGCGGGGATGAGTTTTTGGCGGTCGGTTGTTGTCAGGATCATACTGAGGTTCAGAGGTTAATGAAGGAACTAACACAGGCCTTTTATAATATTAAGGTGGAAAAAGTCAATGGACCGATCTCTATTTCCATTGGTTCAGTGATTCAAGAAGATGCAAATGGTTGTATGCATGAGTTAATCAGCGCTGCTGATGCATCGATGTATAATGAAAAGGGACGAGACAGACTTGTATACACAGAAAAAGAAAGTCTTCATTCTGTATGA
- the glsA gene encoding glutaminase A produces the protein MLKKINDDIKAYLEKIIKEEKQEARDGKIPEYIEKIDNEDHGAISVAITGLDGRCIQAGDDDGKFSIQSISKVISLAVALMDRGEEEVFKHVGKEPTGDPYHSISKMELQQDGGPLNPMVNAGAIAVVGQIKGSSVDEKFGKVLDLTRKLAANDQIDYSENIVEAEGHDMNRALFFYNRYVGFVKGEIEDVLPVYWRMTSIEMTITDLSRIAAVIANYGQDLDTGEQLIPRDVVKVLKTFMVTCGMYDQSGTFAVDIGIPAKSGISGGIMAAIPGRMGIAVLGPDLNRHNNSIAGIRLLKKISDQWDLSLFNQ, from the coding sequence ATGTTGAAAAAAATTAATGATGACATAAAAGCGTATCTAGAGAAGATTATTAAAGAAGAGAAGCAAGAAGCGAGAGATGGCAAAATTCCTGAGTATATTGAAAAAATAGACAACGAAGATCACGGGGCTATTTCTGTCGCAATCACAGGCCTTGATGGTCGGTGCATTCAAGCGGGTGATGATGATGGGAAATTCTCAATTCAAAGTATTTCTAAAGTGATTTCACTTGCTGTTGCATTGATGGACCGTGGCGAGGAAGAAGTATTTAAACATGTTGGCAAAGAACCGACTGGCGATCCTTACCATTCAATAAGTAAGATGGAGCTTCAGCAGGACGGAGGGCCATTAAACCCTATGGTCAATGCCGGTGCTATTGCTGTAGTCGGTCAAATTAAAGGGAGTTCTGTCGATGAGAAGTTTGGTAAGGTACTAGACTTAACTCGAAAGCTCGCAGCCAATGATCAGATCGACTATAGCGAGAATATCGTCGAGGCAGAAGGTCATGACATGAATCGTGCTCTGTTTTTCTATAATCGGTACGTTGGATTTGTTAAAGGCGAGATAGAAGATGTTCTACCCGTTTATTGGAGAATGACATCGATTGAGATGACGATTACAGATCTTTCTCGTATTGCTGCAGTTATTGCCAATTATGGACAAGATCTTGATACAGGTGAGCAGCTTATACCAAGAGATGTTGTCAAAGTGTTAAAGACGTTTATGGTCACATGTGGCATGTATGATCAATCTGGTACATTTGCTGTAGATATAGGCATTCCTGCTAAAAGTGGAATTTCAGGTGGAATTATGGCTGCGATACCAGGTCGAATGGGTATTGCTGTTCTTGGACCAGACTTAAATCGACACAATAACAGCATAGCTGGTATTCGTCTATTAAAGAAGATATCAGATCAGTGGGATTTAAGTTTGTTTAATCAATAA
- the pxpB gene encoding 5-oxoprolinase subunit PxpB, whose protein sequence is MNEKVTIRSFGDTSIIVSFGNEIDSNIHNRVKAFTEYLDRHPIVGMVEYVLAFTSVTIFYDPLEVVQRKRTEEVYSPYKLVRIEVEEALSKVKSTQSNRGRQVEIPVYYGGEYGEDLEFVASHNELSVEEVIDIHSSAEYLVYMIGFAPGFPYLGGVSERIATPRRSSPRSSISKGSVGIAGKQTGVYSLSTPGGWQIIGRTPLELFRPHEKTPSYLQPGDRIRFTQITLDQYHAYKEEV, encoded by the coding sequence ATGAACGAAAAGGTGACAATCCGCTCTTTCGGCGATACGTCAATCATTGTCTCGTTTGGTAATGAGATTGATAGCAATATACATAACCGAGTAAAGGCATTTACAGAGTATCTTGACAGACATCCTATTGTCGGGATGGTTGAGTATGTCTTAGCTTTTACAAGTGTGACTATTTTTTATGATCCTCTTGAAGTTGTTCAACGGAAGAGGACAGAGGAAGTGTATTCACCGTATAAACTCGTGCGAATAGAAGTGGAAGAGGCACTTTCGAAGGTGAAATCGACGCAATCAAATCGCGGAAGACAGGTGGAAATTCCTGTTTATTATGGTGGTGAATATGGAGAAGATTTAGAATTTGTCGCAAGCCATAATGAATTGTCTGTAGAAGAAGTCATCGACATTCACTCATCTGCAGAATACCTTGTGTATATGATTGGATTTGCACCTGGATTTCCATACTTAGGAGGGGTGTCAGAGCGTATTGCTACGCCACGAAGATCAAGTCCACGGTCTTCCATTTCAAAAGGATCAGTCGGTATTGCAGGGAAACAGACTGGTGTATATTCATTATCAACACCTGGTGGTTGGCAAATTATAGGGCGCACACCATTGGAACTGTTTCGCCCTCATGAGAAGACCCCGTCTTATTTGCAACCAGGTGATCGGATTCGATTTACTCAAATTACACTAGATCAATACCACGCATATAAGGAGGAAGTTTGA
- a CDS encoding methyl-accepting chemotaxis protein codes for MKNELQQIVHQVSGSSIEIQSFSEELTATINENSNATSQVTEAIQELATAVEGNSEKTAANLEAIQLLTDELEKVDTYAKELAKRSATTSTKASDGSFIAKESMQKMEHAVDVINDYMTTITSLKAKTDQINQIIDVITDITEQTNLLALNAAIEAARAGESGRGFAVVAAEVRKLAEKSADSSKEIGRLISEVQKETDSSVASVQGVIKEVNSGKEKIAQASHSFIEIANDTEHVSIQMNEIVESSSTINRRAQALTSNTKKIMEEIRTVSGNSENIAAASEEQEASMKEIESSIDHLNRITEELMTQIEKFKV; via the coding sequence ATGAAAAATGAATTGCAACAAATTGTTCATCAAGTAAGTGGTTCTTCAATCGAGATTCAAAGTTTCTCAGAGGAACTTACTGCTACAATTAATGAAAATTCTAACGCTACATCACAAGTGACTGAGGCAATTCAAGAGCTTGCTACGGCTGTTGAGGGGAATTCTGAAAAGACAGCTGCGAATTTAGAAGCGATTCAGTTGCTAACAGATGAGCTGGAAAAAGTAGATACGTACGCAAAAGAGCTTGCAAAAAGATCAGCAACTACTAGTACGAAAGCAAGTGATGGAAGCTTCATTGCCAAAGAGTCGATGCAAAAAATGGAACATGCCGTTGATGTGATTAACGATTATATGACAACTATTACTAGTTTAAAAGCCAAAACAGATCAAATTAATCAAATCATTGATGTGATCACAGACATTACTGAACAAACGAATTTATTAGCCTTAAACGCAGCGATTGAAGCGGCACGTGCTGGTGAGTCAGGCCGTGGCTTTGCTGTTGTTGCTGCGGAAGTAAGAAAGCTAGCAGAGAAATCGGCTGATTCATCCAAAGAAATCGGCCGTTTAATCAGTGAAGTTCAAAAAGAAACCGATAGCTCTGTCGCATCTGTTCAAGGTGTAATTAAAGAAGTGAATAGCGGAAAAGAAAAGATTGCTCAAGCTAGCCACTCCTTTATTGAAATTGCTAATGACACAGAGCATGTATCAATACAGATGAACGAAATTGTTGAATCATCTTCTACCATTAATAGACGAGCCCAGGCCTTGACTTCAAACACAAAGAAGATCATGGAGGAAATTAGAACAGTGTCTGGAAACTCTGAAAATATTGCAGCCGCCTCCGAGGAACAAGAGGCTTCGATGAAAGAGATTGAAAGCTCAATTGACCACTTAAACCGTATTACAGAAGAGCTTATGACTCAGATTGAAAAATTTAAAGTGTAA
- a CDS encoding PRK06851 family protein, translating to MKGHIRHYYAGGNTAKGFYSLYDSAIDELDRLYILKGGPGTGKSTLMKAIGEEMVSNGIDVEYLHCSSDTHSIDGIIIPKHKLGIVDGTPPHVIEPKAPGVVEEYVNLGVAWDREKLMPHKEEILQLTKQISELFQKAYDTFAASLRAHDDIEEIYIANMDFVKADQLAEELIEKFYGEEMIGKTSSVKHRFLGAATPVGAVDFVQNLTEDILDRYFIKGRAGSGKSTMLKKIARAGEERGFDVEVYHCGFDPNSLDMVIIREKSIAIFDSTAPHEYFPERDGDHIVDVYERCINEGTDETFAEDIARTTQSYKEKMKKAISFLSEAKTQRDQLEAIYIEAMDFTKVDRIRENLLQEILECISE from the coding sequence GTGAAGGGACATATTCGACATTATTATGCGGGAGGAAATACAGCGAAAGGGTTTTATAGTCTGTATGATTCAGCCATTGATGAACTTGATCGTCTCTACATTTTAAAAGGAGGTCCAGGTACAGGGAAGTCAACATTAATGAAAGCGATTGGTGAAGAAATGGTCTCAAACGGGATCGATGTTGAGTACTTACATTGTTCTTCTGATACTCATTCAATTGATGGAATCATAATTCCTAAGCATAAGCTTGGAATTGTCGATGGAACACCTCCTCATGTTATCGAACCAAAAGCACCAGGGGTCGTAGAGGAATATGTCAATCTCGGGGTAGCGTGGGATCGTGAGAAGCTGATGCCACATAAAGAGGAAATTCTTCAATTAACGAAACAAATTTCTGAGCTTTTTCAGAAAGCTTATGATACATTCGCCGCCTCGCTCCGTGCTCACGATGACATTGAAGAGATCTATATTGCTAATATGGATTTTGTTAAGGCTGACCAATTAGCAGAAGAGTTGATCGAGAAGTTTTACGGAGAAGAAATGATCGGGAAGACTTCAAGTGTGAAACATCGATTTCTCGGTGCAGCTACTCCTGTAGGGGCTGTGGATTTTGTTCAAAACTTAACAGAAGATATTTTGGATCGTTATTTCATTAAGGGGCGAGCAGGATCAGGAAAGTCAACGATGCTAAAGAAAATCGCGCGAGCAGGAGAAGAACGAGGATTCGATGTGGAAGTGTATCATTGCGGCTTTGATCCCAATAGTTTGGATATGGTAATTATCAGGGAAAAAAGCATAGCGATTTTTGATAGTACAGCTCCGCATGAATATTTTCCGGAGCGAGATGGAGATCATATCGTTGATGTATATGAGCGATGTATTAATGAAGGAACTGATGAAACGTTTGCCGAAGACATTGCTCGGACGACTCAATCATATAAGGAGAAAATGAAAAAAGCGATCTCCTTTTTGTCGGAAGCAAAAACACAAAGAGATCAACTAGAAGCAATCTACATCGAGGCGATGGACTTCACTAAAGTAGATCGCATTCGTGAAAATCTACTGCAAGAAATTCTTGAATGTATAAGTGAATAA
- a CDS encoding NRAMP family divalent metal transporter, with the protein MTAKERLSAMMGAAFLMATSAIGPGFLTQTAVFTEELLASFAFIILASIILDIGAQMNIWRIIAVSKMRGQEIANAVFPGLGYVVAFFIVLGGLAFNIGNVAGGGLGVNALMGLDTRIGAVMTGAICILIFSLKEANVAMDKIVRYLGGLMILLTTYVMFVSKPPYAEAALRTVAPLELDFLALITVVGGTVGGYITFAGGHRLLEAGISGKENIRQVTNTAVSGIVVASIMRFILFLAVLGVVSAGFALNAENPTASVFQIAAGEVGYRIFGLVLWAAGITSVIGAAYTSVTFLTTFHSSIERNKNYWTIGFIVFSTAVFSIIGRPVTLLILAGAFNGLILPLTLSCVLLAAHRSKIVGDYKHPIWMTVFGAIIVLLTIYLGIYTLIQMVPQLFGA; encoded by the coding sequence ATGACAGCAAAAGAACGTCTAAGTGCAATGATGGGAGCGGCATTTTTAATGGCTACTTCTGCGATCGGACCAGGCTTTCTAACCCAGACTGCTGTATTTACAGAAGAATTATTGGCAAGCTTTGCTTTTATTATTTTAGCCTCGATCATTTTAGATATCGGAGCACAAATGAACATTTGGAGAATTATAGCCGTTTCAAAAATGAGAGGACAAGAAATTGCGAATGCAGTCTTCCCGGGTCTTGGTTATGTCGTGGCGTTTTTTATCGTGTTAGGCGGACTTGCGTTTAACATTGGTAACGTAGCTGGTGGAGGTCTTGGTGTCAACGCCCTAATGGGGCTTGATACGAGAATTGGTGCTGTGATGACAGGAGCAATTTGTATTTTGATCTTTTCACTAAAAGAAGCGAATGTAGCGATGGACAAAATTGTTCGTTATCTAGGAGGGTTGATGATTCTCCTAACGACATATGTCATGTTCGTGAGTAAGCCTCCTTATGCAGAAGCTGCGTTACGTACTGTAGCTCCGCTTGAATTGGACTTTTTAGCCCTTATCACCGTGGTAGGAGGTACAGTCGGCGGTTACATTACCTTCGCTGGTGGACATCGATTATTAGAAGCTGGAATCTCCGGGAAAGAAAACATTCGTCAGGTGACCAATACCGCGGTGTCTGGGATCGTGGTTGCTTCCATTATGAGATTCATTCTTTTCCTAGCCGTACTTGGTGTCGTTTCAGCTGGCTTTGCTTTAAACGCTGAGAACCCGACAGCTTCTGTTTTCCAAATTGCGGCAGGTGAGGTAGGATATCGCATATTCGGTCTTGTCTTGTGGGCGGCTGGAATTACGTCTGTTATTGGAGCAGCTTATACATCTGTTACCTTTTTAACGACGTTCCACTCAAGCATTGAGAGAAATAAAAATTATTGGACGATCGGATTCATCGTCTTTTCTACAGCGGTCTTTTCCATCATTGGTCGTCCTGTGACTTTGTTGATTTTAGCTGGGGCATTTAATGGCTTGATTCTTCCATTAACACTATCATGTGTACTGTTAGCGGCACATCGATCGAAAATTGTCGGTGACTACAAACACCCAATATGGATGACTGTTTTTGGTGCGATCATCGTACTTTTAACTATCTATTTAGGTATCTATACATTAATTCAGATGGTTCCACAGTTATTCGGCGCGTAA
- a CDS encoding TraB/GumN family protein: MSEQNITRIHLNGKELILIGTAHVSKQSAEEVKQVIIAEQPDSVCIELDEQRYQSVTEDSKWKNMDIFKVIKEKKATLLLMNLFISSFQKRMAKQFGIKPGQEMIQGIESAKEVGAELVLADRNIQITFARIWHGVGFWGRAKLLMSIVYSVFNNEEISEEELERMKTEDMLNTMLHDLTVSFPRLKKPLIDERDQYLAQKIKDAPGDKIVAVLGAAHVPGIKEEIKKDHDLEKLNERPKKSIAPKLIGWMIPIFILSLIGYAFYANPEVGANLTMSWILWNGTFAAIGAAVALGHPLTIIAAFLVAPISSLYPLLAAGWFAGILEAYMRKPKVGDFERLSDDVFTLKGFWNNKVTRILLVVVLTNLGSTLGTFIGGADVIRIFIQNIFGA; this comes from the coding sequence ATGTCCGAGCAGAATATAACTAGGATTCATTTAAATGGAAAAGAGTTGATCTTAATTGGAACAGCTCATGTCTCAAAACAAAGTGCAGAAGAGGTCAAGCAAGTAATTATTGCAGAACAACCTGATTCGGTTTGTATTGAGTTAGACGAACAACGCTATCAATCTGTGACAGAGGATAGTAAATGGAAGAACATGGACATATTTAAGGTGATAAAAGAAAAAAAAGCAACACTTCTCCTTATGAACTTATTTATCTCTTCGTTCCAAAAAAGGATGGCAAAACAATTTGGTATCAAGCCCGGCCAAGAGATGATCCAAGGTATTGAATCAGCCAAGGAAGTAGGAGCCGAATTGGTTCTTGCTGACCGTAACATTCAAATCACATTTGCGAGAATTTGGCATGGTGTTGGCTTTTGGGGACGTGCAAAGTTACTAATGTCGATTGTTTACAGCGTTTTTAATAATGAAGAGATTTCTGAAGAGGAACTTGAACGAATGAAGACCGAGGATATGTTAAATACGATGTTACATGACTTAACTGTTTCATTTCCGAGATTAAAGAAGCCTTTAATTGATGAACGTGATCAATATTTAGCACAAAAAATTAAAGACGCACCAGGGGACAAGATTGTGGCTGTTCTTGGAGCTGCACACGTTCCTGGTATTAAAGAAGAAATTAAAAAAGATCATGATTTAGAAAAACTCAACGAGCGTCCAAAAAAGTCAATTGCACCCAAATTAATTGGCTGGATGATACCGATTTTCATTTTAAGTTTAATAGGTTATGCATTTTATGCCAATCCAGAAGTTGGAGCGAACTTAACGATGAGTTGGATTTTGTGGAATGGTACTTTTGCAGCCATTGGAGCCGCTGTGGCACTTGGTCATCCACTAACCATCATCGCAGCATTTTTAGTAGCACCGATTAGTTCTCTGTATCCATTGCTTGCGGCTGGGTGGTTTGCTGGTATTTTAGAAGCTTATATGAGAAAGCCAAAGGTAGGCGATTTTGAACGCCTGTCGGATGATGTATTCACGTTAAAAGGCTTTTGGAATAATAAGGTGACACGGATCTTGCTGGTCGTTGTCTTAACGAACCTAGGAAGTACATTAGGCACATTTATTGGTGGCGCTGACGTAATCCGTATCTTCATTCAAAATATTTTCGGAGCATAG
- a CDS encoding LamB/YcsF family protein — MKQIDLNCDLGESFGSYTIGQDELILDHISSANIACGYHAGDHNVMAKTVKMAKEKGVSIGAHPGFQDLMGFGRRVIETSQIDIYNSVVYQINALKGFCQLYNVRMKHVKPHGALYNMAAKDAGVAKAIAEAVYDADATLILFGLSGSELTKKGEELGLTVAHEVFADRTYQRDGSLTPRTQTNALLHDTDEAVKQVLQIVQTGTVVAVDGTTIPIKSDTICIHGDGEHALAFADSLNKIITTNGIKIKPIQQGITMFEDSSDKA, encoded by the coding sequence ATGAAGCAAATAGATTTAAATTGTGATTTAGGAGAGAGTTTTGGCTCCTATACAATTGGTCAAGATGAGCTGATTTTAGATCATATTTCATCAGCGAACATCGCTTGTGGTTATCATGCAGGCGATCATAATGTGATGGCAAAGACCGTGAAGATGGCAAAAGAAAAAGGGGTGAGCATCGGTGCTCATCCAGGGTTTCAGGATTTAATGGGGTTTGGTCGACGAGTGATTGAGACAAGTCAAATAGACATCTATAATTCGGTTGTTTATCAAATCAATGCGTTAAAAGGGTTCTGCCAACTATATAATGTACGTATGAAACACGTGAAACCACATGGAGCTTTGTATAATATGGCCGCAAAGGATGCTGGGGTTGCCAAAGCCATTGCTGAGGCTGTCTATGATGCAGATGCTACTCTAATTTTATTTGGGTTATCAGGCAGTGAGCTAACGAAAAAAGGAGAAGAACTTGGTTTAACAGTCGCTCATGAAGTTTTTGCAGACCGTACGTACCAACGCGATGGTTCATTAACACCACGAACACAGACAAATGCGCTTCTTCACGATACAGATGAAGCTGTGAAGCAAGTATTGCAAATAGTTCAAACAGGAACGGTGGTTGCAGTAGACGGAACGACGATTCCAATAAAATCAGATACCATCTGCATACACGGGGACGGGGAGCATGCGTTAGCGTTTGCTGATAGTTTAAATAAAATCATAACAACGAATGGCATTAAGATTAAACCTATACAGCAAGGCATTACCATGTTTGAAGATTCATCAGACAAAGCTTAG
- a CDS encoding alpha/beta hydrolase: MNQIEQALQRIRDANEDFNQIDSRLKEDMLVYLDYYQLTCSEVEHRYGYEEIDGKRIFLQSFWPKEAKAVVLVVHGYFDHTGTMSSLIRYLTSHGYAVFSYDLEGHGLSSGERACIDDFTQYVEVFKAISQRHIFQASLPNAVIAHSTGAAVVIDCVLRSSAFHKVVLLAPLVRSYRWHVSRFGRKVIGPLFQSAKRVYRVNSSSEGHLNFVKKDPLQHDLLPFRWLDALYNWNLRIKEQAESNKKVLVIQGNLDKTVDWRYNCPFIHEKLPNSEIVMVDGGDHQLINESMPIRELTFSLIDQYLKEQ; encoded by the coding sequence ATGAATCAGATAGAGCAAGCCCTTCAACGAATTCGTGACGCAAATGAAGATTTTAACCAAATCGATTCAAGGCTAAAAGAAGATATGCTAGTGTATCTTGATTATTATCAACTAACGTGTTCGGAAGTGGAACATCGTTATGGATATGAAGAAATTGATGGGAAGAGGATTTTCTTACAGTCTTTCTGGCCTAAAGAAGCAAAAGCCGTAGTCTTAGTCGTTCACGGGTATTTTGATCATACAGGGACGATGAGTTCTTTGATTCGTTATTTGACGAGTCATGGGTACGCTGTTTTCAGCTATGATCTAGAAGGTCATGGCTTATCAAGTGGAGAACGTGCTTGTATAGATGATTTCACTCAATATGTCGAGGTGTTTAAAGCGATCAGTCAACGACATATCTTCCAAGCCTCACTTCCAAATGCAGTGATTGCTCATAGTACGGGGGCCGCTGTGGTGATCGATTGCGTTCTTCGTTCGAGCGCTTTTCATAAGGTCGTTTTATTAGCGCCACTAGTCCGTTCTTATAGATGGCATGTTTCAAGGTTTGGACGAAAGGTAATTGGACCACTTTTTCAATCAGCCAAACGAGTATATCGTGTGAACTCTTCTAGTGAAGGGCATCTAAATTTTGTGAAGAAGGACCCACTGCAACATGATCTCTTACCGTTTCGGTGGCTAGATGCGCTTTATAACTGGAATTTACGTATTAAGGAGCAGGCAGAATCTAACAAGAAAGTCCTTGTTATTCAAGGTAATTTAGATAAAACGGTGGACTGGCGTTACAATTGTCCTTTTATTCATGAAAAGTTACCGAATAGTGAAATAGTCATGGTTGATGGAGGAGATCATCAACTGATCAATGAGAGTATGCCGATAAGAGAATTAACATTTTCATTAATTGATCAGTATTTAAAAGAACAATAA
- a CDS encoding biotin-dependent carboxyltransferase family protein produces MSIKVLRPGLLTTIQDLGRYGYQKYGVIVSGAMDTYAHRMANILVGNNEGEGCLEITLTGPTLEIKTDVLLSITGGNLSPSIGNRQLPLWRPVFVKKGSIIRFGKGLSGCRAYVAVAGGFNVADVMGSKSTYIRAEIGGFHGRALQEGDEIRIGKGESAHFHYFSNTLKKSGTKLFYAPTWRTKSHVNQAKNEVLIRVMQGTHHDLFTEEAQKQFFTSSFHVTPQSDRMGYRLKGPQLELNKEYDVISEAVPLGTIQVPSDGNPIILLADRQTTGGYPRIGQVISVDIPKLAQLKPGEKIVFNEVTLEEAENLYLMREREFKDVKMGIWLKWLND; encoded by the coding sequence ATGAGCATAAAAGTATTACGCCCAGGGCTATTAACAACGATTCAAGATCTAGGTCGTTATGGTTATCAGAAGTATGGCGTAATTGTCAGTGGAGCAATGGATACCTATGCTCATCGAATGGCAAATATCTTAGTTGGTAATAATGAAGGAGAGGGTTGTCTTGAAATTACCCTCACAGGACCTACTCTCGAAATAAAAACAGATGTGTTACTTTCAATTACTGGAGGCAACCTATCTCCAAGCATCGGGAACCGTCAACTTCCTTTATGGAGACCCGTGTTTGTAAAAAAAGGAAGCATCATCCGTTTTGGAAAAGGTCTCTCTGGATGCAGAGCTTATGTAGCTGTTGCTGGCGGGTTTAATGTGGCTGATGTTATGGGAAGCAAAAGTACATACATACGAGCAGAAATCGGAGGATTTCATGGACGAGCGTTACAAGAAGGAGATGAGATTCGTATTGGAAAAGGGGAGTCTGCTCATTTTCATTACTTCTCTAACACCTTGAAAAAATCCGGAACCAAACTTTTTTATGCACCGACTTGGCGAACGAAATCTCATGTGAATCAAGCGAAGAATGAGGTTTTGATACGAGTTATGCAAGGCACCCATCACGATCTATTTACAGAAGAGGCACAAAAGCAGTTCTTTACCAGCTCGTTTCATGTGACACCTCAGTCAGATCGAATGGGGTACCGGTTAAAAGGGCCACAGCTTGAGTTAAACAAAGAATATGATGTGATTTCTGAAGCTGTACCATTAGGAACGATTCAAGTTCCGTCGGATGGCAACCCAATTATTCTATTAGCAGATCGTCAAACAACAGGGGGATACCCGAGAATCGGGCAAGTGATCTCGGTCGATATTCCTAAGCTAGCACAGCTCAAACCAGGTGAAAAAATTGTTTTTAATGAAGTTACTTTAGAAGAAGCTGAGAATCTTTACTTAATGAGGGAACGAGAGTTTAAAGATGTGAAGATGGGAATTTGGTTGAAGTGGCTTAATGATTAA
- a CDS encoding DUF3052 domain-containing protein, translating into METKSPIIKKLQLKDQSTPVLIVNAPIEYKEVMEQFSAPLHTERVEQEYFFIQVFGTEKDTLQANVKEQVRAIADDGLFWVCYPKKTSKAYKGSDCSRDIVGAMLADEGYEPVRQVAIDEDWSALRFRKVEHIKSLKRKVAVSEKGKQRISE; encoded by the coding sequence TTGGAGACAAAAAGTCCTATCATAAAAAAGCTACAATTAAAAGATCAATCCACTCCAGTCCTAATTGTTAATGCACCGATCGAGTACAAGGAGGTCATGGAGCAATTCTCTGCCCCTCTTCATACAGAACGCGTGGAACAAGAGTATTTTTTTATTCAAGTATTTGGAACAGAAAAAGATACACTTCAAGCAAATGTGAAAGAACAAGTTCGAGCGATAGCCGATGATGGACTTTTTTGGGTTTGTTATCCCAAAAAGACATCGAAAGCCTATAAAGGCTCAGATTGTAGTCGGGATATAGTCGGCGCGATGTTAGCTGATGAGGGGTATGAGCCTGTTCGACAAGTAGCAATTGATGAAGATTGGTCAGCACTCCGATTTCGTAAAGTTGAACATATCAAGTCGTTGAAACGCAAAGTCGCAGTGTCAGAGAAAGGAAAGCAACGAATTTCAGAATAA